The following proteins are encoded in a genomic region of Arachis stenosperma cultivar V10309 chromosome 4, arast.V10309.gnm1.PFL2, whole genome shotgun sequence:
- the LOC130976790 gene encoding putative GDP-L-fucose synthase 2 translates to MGSHDNSALASNSFLADKSAKVFVAGHRGLVGAAIVRKLTQLGFTNLVLRSHAELDLTRQYDVEAFFASEKPEYVIVAAAKVGGIHANNTYPADFISINLQIQTNVIDSAYRNGTKKLLFLGSSCIYPKFAPQPIPEDALLTGPLEPTNEWYAIAKIAGIKMCQAYRIQYKWDAISGMPTNLYGPYDNFHPENSHVLPALMRRFHEAKINGAKEVVVWGTGSPLREFLHVDDLADAVVFMMEKYSGLEHLNVGSGKEVTIKELAELMKEVVGFEGALVWDTSKPDGTPRKLMDSSKLAGIGWTPKISLKDGLVDTYRWYLENYKL, encoded by the exons ATGGGAAGCCATGACAACAGTG CATTGGCATCAAACTCATTTCTAGCTGACAAATCTGCTAAAGTTTTTGTCGCTGGTCACCGGGGTCTTGTTGGTGCAGCCATTGTTCGCAAGCTGACACAACTTGGGTTCACTAATCTCGTCTTACGTTCCCATGCTGAGCTCGATCTCACTCGCCAATATGATGTTGAAGCCTTCTTTGCCTCCGAAAAGCCTGAATATGTTATTGTAGCTGCAGCAAAAGTCGGTGGTATCCACGCCAACAACACCTATCCTGCTGATTTCATTAGCATAAACCTCCAGATCCAGACCAATGTCATCGATTCCGCTTATCGTAATGGCACTAAGAAGTTACTGTTCTTGGGTTCCTCTTGCATATACCCGAAGTTTGCACCTCAACCAATCCCAGAAGATGCTTTGCTTACTGGTCCCTTAGAGCCCACGAATGAGTGGTATGCGATTGCTAAGATTGCTGGGATTAAAATGTGCCAGGCTTACAGAATTCAGTATAAGTGGGATGCGATTTCTGGAATGCCGACCAACTTGTATGGGCCTTACGACAATTTTCATCCGGAGAATTCACATGTTTTGCCTGCTTTGATGCGAAGGTTTCATGAGGCAAAGATCAATGGTGCCAAGGAGGTTGTAGTGTGGGGCACTGGAAGTCCATTGAGGGAGTTCTTGCATGTTGATGATTTAGCTGATGCGGTTGTTTTCATGATGGAGAAGTATAGTGGACTAGAGCATTTGAATGTAGGGAGTGGGAAAGAGGTTACTATTAAGGAATTGGCTGAGCTGATGAAGGAAGTGGTCGGATTCGAGGGAGCTCTTGTTTGGGATACTTCAAAGCCTGATGGGACTCCAAGAAAGTTGATGGACAGCTCGAAACTTGCTGGCATTGGTTGGACACCAAAAATATCCCTTAAGGATGGTCTTGTTGATACATACAGATGGTACTTGGAGAACTACAAGCTATGA